The Lycium ferocissimum isolate CSIRO_LF1 chromosome 10, AGI_CSIRO_Lferr_CH_V1, whole genome shotgun sequence genome window below encodes:
- the LOC132035021 gene encoding uncharacterized protein LOC132035021 → MWHRRLGHASFSLLNKLVAKDLVQFVGCQMSSLKISRSLLEKTPYELLNGRKPKLTYLRAFGCKCFVHNNGKETLEKFDAKSDEGIFLGYSSHSKAYKVCNKRTQCVEESVHVIFDESNELGDKGTHDDEDVDGEFSKAPDKTIEISNGNTELIGQVKQGNKRDGVESP, encoded by the exons ATGTGGCACAGGCGACTAGGACATGCAAGTTTTTCTCTGCTGAACAAGCTTGTTGCAAAGGACTTGGTCCAATTTGTGGGCTGCCAAATGTCAAGTTTAAAGATCTCAAG GTCCTTGCTTGAGAAAACTCCTTATGAATTGCTAAATGGGAGAAAGCCCAAGCTGACCTACCTAAGAGCCTTTGGATGCAAATGTTTTGTTCACAACAATGGTAAGGaaactttggaaaaatttgaCGCAAAGAGTGATGAAGGAATATTTCTTGGTTACTCTTCTCATAGCAAGGCATACAAGGTCTGCAACAAAAGAACTCAGTGTGTAGAAGAAAGTGTGCATGTGATCTTTGATGAATCAAATGAATTGGGTGACAAGGGGACACACGATGATGAAGATGTAGATGGGGAGTTTTCAAAGGCTCCTGATAAAACTATTGAAATCTCCAATGGAAATACTGAATTGATAGGTCAAGTCAAGCAGGGCAATAAAAGAGATGGAGTAGAATCTCCGTAA